The following is a genomic window from Alphaproteobacteria bacterium LSUCC0396.
ATGACCTCAACGGTTGGGGGGTTTTTGGGGTTAAGCCAATTCGCGCCGTGCCAGATAGATGCTTTGCAAAAAATCGCGATCTTGAAGCGGGTTATGGAACGGCACCGCAACCGCGCTTGCCTCGCTAAATACCGATTGCAGCCGACGGGTAAAATCATCATCAGGCGGGTCGTTTGACCATAGTGCAAAGATGCCGCCATTCTTGAGGTGATGCTGCAGCTTCATCAGGCCTTCGGGCTGGTAAAATCCGGCATGGGCAGGTGCGAGATGAAAATCTGGTGCATGATCAATATCCAGCAATATGGCATCAAAACGGTGCTCGGGCTGCGCTGGATCGAATCCGTCATGCCCCGCTGCCATCTGAAAAAAATCGCCCTCAACAAAGCGGCATTTGGGATCACCGACAAGGCGTTTGCCTAGCGGGATCATCCCTGCTTCATGCCACCCAATTACCGGGGCCAGTTTTTCGATGATCAGCAGATCATCAATCCGGCTGTCATTCAATGCCGCATCCGCAGTAAAACCCATGCCGAGCCCGCCAACAACAACTGACAATCGCCGGTTATCCGAAATTGCAGCAAGGCCGTGTTCGGCAAGCGCTACCTCAGATGTCGTAAACAGATCGGACATCAAATGTTCATCGCCAAGCATGATTTCCAGCACATCAACATCAAGGCGTAATTCGCGCCGCCGCCGCAGCGATATGGGGCCAATGGCAGTTGGCTGGTAATCGAGTTCTTCGAAATAGCGGCTCATGGCAAATCTTTCGTCACTTTTTTGGTGTCTAGTCATTTACGGGTCATTGAGGGCGTGCGCGTCTGTCGCATTTCAATTATCCGGTTTGCGTGTTATTCAAATAACCATGGATCCGACAAAATCACCAGCATCACGCATATTTAATGCCGATCAAGCGGGTGCTGACCACGCGCCGGCAGCACGTCAGTTCTCTTTTGCACTTTTATGGCGGGGGATCACAAAGCGCTGTCCGCAATGCGGAATTGGGCCCGTTCTATCTGGCTATCTTGCGCCAAACCCCTGCTGTGCGCATTGCGATGAAGATTTCCGACACATCAGCGCGGATGATGGGCCGGCCTGGCTGACCTTGCTTGTGATCGGTCATGCGGTGGTACCATTGATGATTGTTTTTGGGCGCGATGCAACGATATCGCCGATATTGGCAATTGTCATTCTGGCTCTGGTCACGCTTGTCGGTGTCTATTTTGTGCTACCGCGCGCAAAAGGCGTTTTTATTTCGTTGATATGGCTAACCGGTGCAACTGGACAAGATATGTTCACCGCCGATCAGGAAACATCAGACCGGCCTGCTGATCAGCCAGCTGATCAGTAAGTGCGGATAAGGCGATACCGCCGATCGCTCATCAATCCTAACCGTCAAATACCCCGATTATACTCTCCGTCAATCGCGTGGCCTTTCGCGTGAGGTTTCTGCGTGCCCCGATGAAAAAAAACCATGAAAATTATACAGCAGTGAAAAAAACATTGAAATTTTCATTTATTTCGGTTCAGGATGAAATCATCAGGCGCGGGGGATCGATGCTAATTGATTTAAAACAAGATGCCAAAGCAGGCACCGGGGCAAAAGCCCCCTTAAGGTCAAGCGGCAAGATTGGCAGTGATATTCGTGCGTTGCGCCGGTCGCGCAATTGGACGTTAACCGATCTTGCGGAACGGCTTGACCGGTCGGTTGGCTGGCTATCACAGGTTGAGCGTAATGTTTCCGAGCCGACGCTTGATGATATTCGCAAAGTCGCCAGTCTATTCTCGTTGCCGGTTAGTTTCTTCTTTACCGATGGCGGCCATGGTGACGAGGCAGCCTATATTGTGCGCGCCGGGTCAAGGCGGGTTATGAGTGACGCATCAAAGGGCTTGGCCGAAAGTTTGCTATCGCCGGATCTTGGCGGCGCTTTTGAGATTGTGCATTCGGTCTTTGCACCGGGGGCAAGCTGCCCCGAGCCATTTATCCGCCCAACCGAAGAAGCTGGCTATGTGATCGAGGGCAGCCTTGTGCTGTTTATTGATGGCGTCCGGTTTGAGCTTAATCCGGGTGACTCGTTTCGGTTTGCCGGCGAAGAGATCACTTGGATCAACGAGGGCAAGACTAACGCGGTTTTGATATGGGTGATTGCACCGCCGGTTTATTAATGTGTGACCCATCCAAAAGAGAACGGCAAAGACGGCATTGAGACGAGACCCGAAAAATCAGGCTACTGAAACCGGACGAATAAGACATCGGGCACAAAGAAGAACCTGACGGGCAAGTAAGACCTGACGGGAACGTAAAATAAGCGATCTGGACGCGGAGATGAGCACATGACGCAAGCAACTGTGACTTCAAAAGAGACCAAATTACAGGCATCGGCCAATCTTCCCGCAACTGCGCGTGTGTTGGTGATTGGCGGCGGGGCTGTTGGGTGCTCGGTGCTTTACCATCTGGCGGAAATGGGCTGGTCAGATTGCGTTTTGCTGGAAAAGAATGAGCTGACATCAGGCTCGACATGGCACGCCGCGGGCAATTGCCCGAATTATGTCGGGTCATGGACAATGATGAAGATCCAATCCTATTCAACCGCGCTCTATCGCAAGCTGGGGGATCTGGTCGACTATCCGATGAATTATCATGTCACCGGAGCCATTCGATTAGCGCATAGCCGCCAACGCATGGAAGAATTTCGTCATGTACAGGCAATGGGCCGCCATATGGGGGTCGAATTTGAAGAAATGTCGAATGCCGATATGCAGGCGATCTATCCGTTCCTTGAAACCCATGATCTTTATGGCGGCCAGTGGGATCCATTAGATGGCGATATTGATCCGGCGCAATTGACCCAAGCATTGGCCAAGGGCGCGCGCGATATGGGCGCAAAGATTATCCGGTTTTGTCCGGTGACCGGGGTTGAGCGTATTAACGATGAATGGAAAATCACCACCCCAAACGGTGAAATCAGAGCCGAATATGTTGTGAATGCGGCCGGGTATCGGGCAGGTGAACTTGGCAAGATGTTTGGGCGTGATGTGCCGTGTGTTTCGCTGGCGCATCAATATCTGATCACCGAGCCGATTGCCGAATTAACGGCGCGGGATAAAAAATTGCCGCTGCTTCGTGATCCTGACAGCTCATATTATCTGCGGCAGGAAAAGGACGGGTTGCTGCTTGGCCCTTATGAGAAAAACTGCCGTGCGCATTGGCTGGATGCCAGTGATCCGATGCCAGATGATTTTTCTTTCCAGCTCTATAACGACGATCTGGAACGGCTGGAATGGTATATTGAGGATGCGTGTGCGCGGGTGCCAATTCTTGGTACCGCTGGCATTACGCGGGTGGTGAACGGGCCAATCCCCTATACGCCGGATGGTCTGCCGTTGATTGGGCCAATGCCCGGTGTGCCGAACGCGTTTGAGGCGTGTGTCTTTACCTTTGGGATTGTTCAGGCTGGTGGTGCTGGCAAGCTGCTGGCCGAGATTATCATTGAAGGCGAGGCCGACAGCGATAGCTGGGCTGTTGATCCGCGCCGCTTTACCGACCATGTCGACACGGCTTATACAGCGGCCAAGGCGATCGAGACCTATAGCCATGAATATGCGATGCATTTCCCGCAGATTCAGTGGCCGGCTGGCCGCAAGGCAAAATCTTCGCCGCTTTATGACCGGCTGGCGGCAGCGGGTGCTGAATTTGGCAGTTATGGGGGATGGGAACGCGCTGACTGGTTTCCGGCGGTTGATGCCGACCGGCGGCCGGCCGATAGCTATGACCGCCAGCACTGGTTTGATGCCGTCGGTCAGGAATGCCGCCACGTCGCAGCCCATGCCGGGATTCTGGAGCTTACAGGATTTTCGCGGTTTCATGCGAGCGGCGATGGTGCTGACGCGTGGCTGACCCGTCAGATTACCGGTAATCTGCCGCGTGTTGGCCGCATAGGGCTAGTCTATTTTGCGTCACCAAAAGGCAAGATGCTAAGCGAGATGACCGTCACGCGCTTTGCCGAAAATGATTTTCTGTTGATGAGTGGCGCGGGAGCCTATTGGCATGACCGTGATTTGTTGATGGCGAACCTGCCCTCGGACGGCTCGGTGCAAATCACCGATGTGACGTATGATCTGGCAACCTTGCTGGTGACCGGGCCTAAGGCACCGGCAATTCTTGCTGATCTGACCGGCCACTCAATGGCAAATGATGATTTTGCCTGGTTAGCGTGCCGTAAGATTGAAATTGCTGGCGATGAGGTAACCGCCATTCGCGTGTCATTTGCCGGTGAAGCCGGATTTGAAATCCATTGCAAGATGGATAATATCGTCGCTGTTTATGATGCGATCACTGCCGCAGGTGCGGCTTATGAACTCGCCCCATTTGGAATGTTGGCATTGGACTCGATGCGCCTTGAAAAAGGCTATCGTTCATGGAAATCGGATCTCACGTCAGATTATACGATGCTGGAATCGGGGCTTGGGCGCTGGGTGAATTTCAACAAAGACGATTTTGTTGGCCGGACTGCCCTGCAAGCTGAACAGCAGGCGGGTAGCAAAAATGAGTTTGTGACTCTCGTGCTAGATGATCCGGATGATGGCGAGCCGTTTGGCGACGCTGTCTATCTTAGCAGCGTTGTGATTGACGGAAATGTTGCCGGATTGGTTTTGTCGGGTGGATACGGGCATCGGGTTGGTGCATCGATTGCGATGGCGGTTGTCGATTGCGGTGCGTTGCGGGCGGCAAAGGATATTTCAGTTCTGGTTCTTGGGCGATCGCGCCGCGCCGTACTGGTCGATGGCCATGTTTTATATGATCCAGAAAATATAAAGATGAAGGGCTGATAAATGCAGATTCCGTCAAAAGCGCGTGCGGTTATCATCGGTGGCGGTGTTATTGGCTGTTCGATTGCCTATCATCTTGGGAAACTGGGCTGGAAGGATGTTGTTCTGCTCGAACGCAAACAGCTGACTTGTGGCACCACATGGCACGCGGCAGGCTTGGTCGCACAGTTACGTAACACCCAGAATATGACGCGGCTGGCGAAATATTCACAAGAACTCTATTTCGGCCTTGAGGCGGAAACGGGTGTCGCAACCGGTTTCAAGCGCAACGGATCGATCACCATGGCGCTGAATGACGAGCGGATGGAGGAATTGCGCCGTCTGGCCGCTATGGCGCGGGCATTTGGGGTCGAGATCGACGAGATTGGCCCCAGCGATATCACAAACCGCTATCCGGGGCTTGCAACAAAGGATGCGGTTGGCGGGGTGTGGTTGCCAAAGGACGGACAGGCAGATCCGGTTAATATCACCCAAGCGCTGGCCAAGGGTGCGCGTAATTTTGGCGTGTCGATCCTGCAAGGTGTCAAGGTCACAGCCATTCATCAGGCAAATGGCCGGGTGAGCGGAGTTGATACTGACTTTGGGCCGATTGAGGCTGAATATGTGGTCAATGCTGGCGGCATGTGGGGCCGTGAAATTGGCGCTATGGCTGGCGTTTCGGTTCCACTTCATGCCTGTGAGCATTTTTATATCGTAACCGAGCCTATGCCTGATATTACACCAAATCTGCCAGTGTTGCGGGTGCCAGATGAATGTTGTTACTTTAAAGAGGATGCTGGCAAGATGCTGCTGGGCGCATTTGAGCCGGTGGCAAAACCCTGGGGGATGGATGGCATCCCCGAAGATTTCGAATTTGACTCTCTGCCCGAGGATTTTGATCATTTTGAACCAATTCTTGAGCGCGCGGTCGAGCGTTTCCCAATGCTGGCAACGGCGGGAATCCAGACCTTCTTTAACGGGCCGGAGAGCTTTACCCCCGATGATCGCTATATCCTTGGCGAGGCACCTGAGCTTGATCATTTTTATGTGGCGGCCGGATTTAATTCGGTCGGGATCGCCTCGGCGGGTGGTGCCGGTATGGCACTTGCTGAATGGATGGATAGCGGCAAACAGCCGTTTGATCTGTGGGATGTTGATATCCGGCGAATGCAACCGTTTCAGGCCAATCGCAGCTATCTAAAGGCGCGTGTGACGGAAACGCTAGGCCTGCTCTATGCAGACCATTTCCCTTATCGTCAATTTGCATCGGCACGTGGCGTGCGGCGCTCACCTGTTCATCATTACCTCGAGGCTGAAGGTGCCTGTTTTGGCGAGGTTTCTGGCTGGGAGCGTGCCAACTGGTTCTTGCCACAAGCCGAACGTGATGCCGGTAAAAAAGCCGAATATGTCTATAGCTGGCGCCGTCAGAACTGGTTTGACTATAGCGCGGCTGAACATATGGCAGTGCGGCAAAAGGTTGGCATGTTCGATATGTCCAGCTTTGGTAAGATAAAGCTGGTTGGCCGTGATGCCGAGGCGGTGCTGCAAATGATCGCGGCAAATGATGTTGCTGTTCCAGTTGGTAAGATCGTCTATACGCAGTTTCTCAATTCAGATGGTCATATTGAGGCTGATGTCACGATTACCCGCCTTAGCATGGACGCGTTTATCATCATTACGCCAGCCGCCACAATCCGCCGCGATCTGAATTGGATTAACCGGCATATTCCCGAAAATGCGCACGCCATCGCGGTAGATGTTACCGTGTCAGAGGCAGTGCTTGTCGTGATGGGGCCTGAGGCTCGAGATTTTCTTCAGCCAATGATTCCGCAAAGCCTTGCCAATGAAGATTTCCCGTTTGGGACTATGCAGACGGTTGAAATTGGTCATGCTATTGCCCGTGCGCATCGTGTTACTTATGTTGGCGAGCTTGGCTGGGAACTTTATGTGCCAAGCGATATGGCGGCGCATGTGTTTGAGGCGATTACCGAACGCCGAGACGATCATGCCATCGCAATGTGCGGCCTTCATGCTCTTGATAGCTGCCGCATCGAAAAGGGGTTTCGCCATTTCGGTCATGATATCTCAAACGAGGATCATGTGCTTGAGGCTGGGCTCGGTTTCGTGGTGAAGGAAAATAAACCTGTTGGCAAATTCGGCGGGATGATTGGGGCTGATGCGGTCAAGGCCAAACGAAATGATGGTCTGTCACGCCGGCTGGTTCAGTTTCGCCTGACCGACCCTGAGCCATTGTTATATCACAATGAAGCGATTTACCGAGACGGTGCGCTGATCGGGTATCTGACAAGCGGTAATTACGGCCATCATATTGGTGCCGCAATCGGGCTTGGCTATGTCAAATGCAATGAAGTTGGTGAGAGTGCTGAATCGCAATTAAGTTCGCATTATCAGATTGATGTGGCTGGCAGGCTGGTGGACGCCGAAGTGAGTTTGCGTCCAGTTTATGATCCAAAGGCTCTACAGGTAAAAATCTAGTTATTGGCTCTTGGTGGGGAGAAATATCCATGAACCAGAATAGAACAATCCCTCATTCGTCACGCCGTAGTGGTGGTCGTGAGGCGAGGCGCACATTGCGCGCTGCACCATTGGCCGAAGATTTGCGTCCAGTTCGAGCAGGGCTTGAGGGCGGTAATTTTAAACCGCTCGATGCTGCCGCGGTCAAGGCTGTGGATGCAACAGTCTATCAAATTCTAGAAGAGATAGGCCTTACTCAGGCACCTGATACCGGCATTAAATATATGACTGAAGCTGGGGCTGTTTTGGGTGATGACGGCCGCCTCCGGTTTCCCCGTGCACTGGTTGAACATACGCTGGCAATTTGTGGTCGGCACATCACCCTTCATGGACAAAATCCGAAGCATGATTTGTTACTATCGGGGTCGCGCGTGCATTATGGTACGGCGGGTGCCGCGGTTCATGTTGTTGATGTTGCCAAGAATGAATATCGCGAATCCTATCTGGCCGATATTTATGATGCGGCGCGTATCGTCGAACAGATGGATAATATCCATTTTTTCCAGCGCCCGATGGTGGCCCGCGATATCCCCGATCCGGCCGATCTTGATTTCAATACTGTCTATGCGGCGATCAAGGGCACGACCAAACATGTTGGGGTCAGCTTTACCGAGGCTGAATATATGAAACCGGTTTTTGAAATGCTGCATATGGTTGCTGGTGGCGAGGATAAATGGCGCGCGCGTCCGTTTGTGTCTAACAGTAATTGCTTTGTTGTGCCGCCATTGCGATTTGCCACCGAATCCTGTTTGGTGATGGAAGAAGCCGTGCGAAACGGTATGCCGGTTTTGCTATTATCTGCAGGGCAGGCAGGGGCCACGGCACCGGCCAGTATCGCTGGCGCGGTTGCACAGGCGCTTGCCGAGGTGGTTGCCGGGCTTATCTATGTGAATGCGATGAAGCCGGGTCATCCATGTATTTGTGGCACTTGGCCTTTTGTTTCGGATTTACGTACTGGTGCGATGTCGGGCGGATCGGGCGAGCAGGGGCTGTTGACTTCAGCCTGCGCGCAGATGCTGCAATATTATGATTTGCCGGGTGGTGCAGCCGCCGGTATGGCCGATGCGAAAATGCCAGATGCGCAGTCCGGCTATGAAAAGGGCAGTACCCTTGTCATGGCGGGATTGTCAGGACTGAATATGGTTTATGAAGCCGCCGGTATGCACGCCTCTTTGCTGGGGTTTTGTCTGGATAGCCTGATCATTGATAATGATATGCTCGGTCAATGTATGCGGTGTGTGCGCGGCATCGAGGTGAATGAAACAACCTTGGGCGTACAGGTGATGAAGGATGTGTGCATGGGTGGCCCCGGCCATTATCTTGGCCATGACCAAACGATTAAATTAATGCAGACCGAATATATCTATCCGGTGATTGCTGATCGTTCCAGCCCCAAAGAATGGGAGGAGTTGGGCAAGCCCAATCTTCTGGATACGGCAAGAAAGCGCAAAGAGGAAATTTTGGAAAGCCCGCATCCGCTGCATATTCCAGATGCGCTTGATAAGGATTTGCGGGCTCGCTTTAATGTCTTGCTTTAATCTCCGGCGTTAATCCCCGGCGTTAATTACCTGTCTCTTTTTCTCTTTAAAGCGATGGCTAATTTCGGATTGGGGCGCCATCATCTAACATAGCAGCAATGCGTGCATGGGTTTCCGGGGTTTTTGCAAGCCGGATAAAAGCCGCTCTTTCTCGGGCAAACAAACCTTCTTCATCAATGGTTTGACCTTCGCCTGCGCCTTGCACTATGATACTGGCGATCTGCATGGCAACGGTTTTGTCATGCGGCATGAAATCGCCGCGATCAACACCATCCTGCATAAATGCATCCATCTTTTCGGCGAGCGCTGCCGGTGCAAGCTCGGCCTCTGGCGGGCGCGGCGGTGAATAATTATGCGCCATTTCGGTTACCAGCTGGATCGCGCGCGGTAATAGCCGGTCACGGTTCATTACCGTATCATCACGGTCAGCAAGGAAATACTGCATTCGCGCCGCCAGCTCGGGCGATGAACCGGTGGCCGCATAGCCAAGATTCATCCATGCCTTCCATGCGGCCTGTTCCCAGTCGCCAAGGTGATGATGCCAGCGTAGATAGCTCTCTTTTACCCCGCCGCCACTCGGCACAACACCAACTGCCGCCTCGACAAGGCCAAGCACTGAATTGGTGTGAACGACAAGGCGGTCGCAATGCGCCAGCACTTCAAAACCACCACCAGCGGCCAGACCTGACGGTGCGCCTACAACTGGAACCGGCGAATATTTCAGCGCTGCAACGGCGCGTTGAAACCGCCATAAAAAGGCATCTATCTCATCCCATTGCCGACCTTTGATCATGCGGCGAAACGCATTCAGATCAACCCCGGCCGAAAAATGCTGTGCATCATTATGAACAATGATCCCCGCACCATGATCGGTGGCCGCCGCCGCAACAATTTCCATTGATGCGTCGGTTAGCGCATTTGCTTTGGAGTGAAATTCAACAAGCCGCAGATTACCCTCAAGGGCAAATAGGCTGGCCGCTTCATTGCTTAAAATAGGGTGCAAGGTTCGCCGCGTCATATGAAAGCGCATAACGCCATCGGGTAAATTGACCGGATAACGATGGCCATCGGCGTGTCGCACCATCAAATTGCCGGTCTGCACGGTATAATTTGGCGCTCCATCCTGCAGAAATGGCGGCATATCCAGACCGCATTCGTCAAGCAGTGCGGTAAAACGCTGTGCGCCGATTGCGTCGATCATCTCAAATGGCCCGCGCTGCCAATTGAAACCCAGCTTCATCGCATCGTCGATATCTTGCGGTGTGGTGGTCACTGATGGCACTAGGCTTGCGGCATAATGCAGAATTCGCCCCAGAACATTGCGGCAAAATCTGGCCTGATCATCATTACCATCAAGCAGCGGAAACAACGGCTCATCTTGCCATGCAGCGGCCTCTGCGGCGGCGATTGCTGCTGGTGGGAGTGCAGTTTTGGCGGGTTTATAAGGCGGCATACCATCGCCTTCAAATCCGGCAAACTGGCGCGCCATTCGCACGCCGTCATGACAGTAAAAACCGCCCTTGCCCTTATCGCCGGTAAAGCCTGCGGCAATCATTGCAGCGATGGCCGGATTAGCCCCGCCAACGCTGTGAAAGGCATCGTCAGCGGGAAGGATATTGCCAAGTGAGACCACAACATCGGCCATCAGATCGATGCCGATCAAATCATAAAGCCCGAAAACACCGGTTTTGGGAATACCCATTGGACGGCCAAATAGGGCGTCTGCATCTTCAATCGAAAGACCGCATTTCAGGGTTTCATCAATACCAACCTGAAGCGCAAAAACCCCGACACGGTTGCCAAGAAAACCGGGCGTATCGGCGCAGCGCACCACGCCCTTGCCAAGAACGCGGTCATTAAAATCGGCAAGGCGATCGATTACGTCGGCGTTGGTTTCAGCACCGGTCACCAGTTCAAGCAGCCGCATATAACGCACCGGATTGAAATAATGGGTTATGGCAAATCGCTGGCGAAACGCCGCTGGCATATTCTCGACAAGCAGCTTGATAGGGATGGTTGATGTGTTCGAGCTGACGATGCAATCTGGCCCGATAACCGCATCAAGGCGGCGATATAGTGCCTTTTTGATATCTAGCCGTTCGACAATTGCCTCGATAATCCAGTCACATTCAGCCAGCTTGTGAAAATCATCGTCAATCACGCCGGTGCTGATGCGTGCCGTGTTTTTCTTTGACATTAATTGCGGGGGATCAGATGCCAGCAGCCGGTCAATCGCAATTTCAGCCGGCGTTTTGCCACCCCCAGTCTTGGCCCCAAGGTCAAGCAGAAGAACATTATGGCCGGCATTGGCAATCTGGGCGGCAATTCCGCTTCCCATCGTGCCCGCGCCAATCACAGCAATATTTTTAAAATTTGCAGCCTTCATGTTATGTTCCTCTTTATCAGAGCTCTTTGTCGGGATGATTAACGAAGAGGTCTATACCTCCTTATGAACTAGCCGGCCAGAAATCCTCGCAGCGCGTCATTTACCTCGGCCGGCCGTTCCGCAGGCAACATATGACCAGCGCCGTCAAGAATGATTTGTTGGCTATTGACCAGACTATTTGCCATTGCGATACCGTGTTTGACCGGTGTCATACGGTCGGCACCAGCAAGTATACATATGGCTGGCTGGGTAATTTTCGTGGCGGCGTCTTGGCCAGCTGAATATTGGTTGCAGGCAATAAGATCATTGCGAAGTGCTGTTTCATCATTACTCGCCATCAGCCGGTTGCCATAACCAAGAAAGGAATGTCCGGGCTGGGTATTGTCATGCATATGCGCCATCGGCCCATGACCCCAGCTGGTCATCACGCTAATGGCCTTACCCAAGGCCTTGTCCGACATCGTTAATAGCTGATCATTTACCGGAATTGCCAATGCCCCGGCAATCAGGCCAAGCCGGGTAATGCGACGTGGATAGCGCGACGCCGCATCGATTGCGACGAGACAGCCTTGTGAATGGCCGACAAGACACGCGGTGTTGACGTCAAGGCTATCCAGCAACGCGATCAGCCAGTCAGTCATCGCCTCAATCGAGTCTAAAGGGGTGCCGCCAGATAGTCCATGCCCGGGAAAATCAGGGGCTAGAACCGGAAAGCCGCGATAAGCAAAATACCGGCTTTGCAATACCCATGTCAGATGATTTT
Proteins encoded in this region:
- a CDS encoding FAD-dependent oxidoreductase, whose translation is MTQATVTSKETKLQASANLPATARVLVIGGGAVGCSVLYHLAEMGWSDCVLLEKNELTSGSTWHAAGNCPNYVGSWTMMKIQSYSTALYRKLGDLVDYPMNYHVTGAIRLAHSRQRMEEFRHVQAMGRHMGVEFEEMSNADMQAIYPFLETHDLYGGQWDPLDGDIDPAQLTQALAKGARDMGAKIIRFCPVTGVERINDEWKITTPNGEIRAEYVVNAAGYRAGELGKMFGRDVPCVSLAHQYLITEPIAELTARDKKLPLLRDPDSSYYLRQEKDGLLLGPYEKNCRAHWLDASDPMPDDFSFQLYNDDLERLEWYIEDACARVPILGTAGITRVVNGPIPYTPDGLPLIGPMPGVPNAFEACVFTFGIVQAGGAGKLLAEIIIEGEADSDSWAVDPRRFTDHVDTAYTAAKAIETYSHEYAMHFPQIQWPAGRKAKSSPLYDRLAAAGAEFGSYGGWERADWFPAVDADRRPADSYDRQHWFDAVGQECRHVAAHAGILELTGFSRFHASGDGADAWLTRQITGNLPRVGRIGLVYFASPKGKMLSEMTVTRFAENDFLLMSGAGAYWHDRDLLMANLPSDGSVQITDVTYDLATLLVTGPKAPAILADLTGHSMANDDFAWLACRKIEIAGDEVTAIRVSFAGEAGFEIHCKMDNIVAVYDAITAAGAAYELAPFGMLALDSMRLEKGYRSWKSDLTSDYTMLESGLGRWVNFNKDDFVGRTALQAEQQAGSKNEFVTLVLDDPDDGEPFGDAVYLSSVVIDGNVAGLVLSGGYGHRVGASIAMAVVDCGALRAAKDISVLVLGRSRRAVLVDGHVLYDPENIKMKG
- a CDS encoding spermidine synthase, producing the protein MTRHQKSDERFAMSRYFEELDYQPTAIGPISLRRRRELRLDVDVLEIMLGDEHLMSDLFTTSEVALAEHGLAAISDNRRLSVVVGGLGMGFTADAALNDSRIDDLLIIEKLAPVIGWHEAGMIPLGKRLVGDPKCRFVEGDFFQMAAGHDGFDPAQPEHRFDAILLDIDHAPDFHLAPAHAGFYQPEGLMKLQHHLKNGGIFALWSNDPPDDDFTRRLQSVFSEASAVAVPFHNPLQDRDFLQSIYLARRELA
- a CDS encoding DUF983 domain-containing protein, which gives rise to MDPTKSPASRIFNADQAGADHAPAARQFSFALLWRGITKRCPQCGIGPVLSGYLAPNPCCAHCDEDFRHISADDGPAWLTLLVIGHAVVPLMIVFGRDATISPILAIVILALVTLVGVYFVLPRAKGVFISLIWLTGATGQDMFTADQETSDRPADQPADQ
- a CDS encoding FAD-dependent oxidoreductase — protein: MQIPSKARAVIIGGGVIGCSIAYHLGKLGWKDVVLLERKQLTCGTTWHAAGLVAQLRNTQNMTRLAKYSQELYFGLEAETGVATGFKRNGSITMALNDERMEELRRLAAMARAFGVEIDEIGPSDITNRYPGLATKDAVGGVWLPKDGQADPVNITQALAKGARNFGVSILQGVKVTAIHQANGRVSGVDTDFGPIEAEYVVNAGGMWGREIGAMAGVSVPLHACEHFYIVTEPMPDITPNLPVLRVPDECCYFKEDAGKMLLGAFEPVAKPWGMDGIPEDFEFDSLPEDFDHFEPILERAVERFPMLATAGIQTFFNGPESFTPDDRYILGEAPELDHFYVAAGFNSVGIASAGGAGMALAEWMDSGKQPFDLWDVDIRRMQPFQANRSYLKARVTETLGLLYADHFPYRQFASARGVRRSPVHHYLEAEGACFGEVSGWERANWFLPQAERDAGKKAEYVYSWRRQNWFDYSAAEHMAVRQKVGMFDMSSFGKIKLVGRDAEAVLQMIAANDVAVPVGKIVYTQFLNSDGHIEADVTITRLSMDAFIIITPAATIRRDLNWINRHIPENAHAIAVDVTVSEAVLVVMGPEARDFLQPMIPQSLANEDFPFGTMQTVEIGHAIARAHRVTYVGELGWELYVPSDMAAHVFEAITERRDDHAIAMCGLHALDSCRIEKGFRHFGHDISNEDHVLEAGLGFVVKENKPVGKFGGMIGADAVKAKRNDGLSRRLVQFRLTDPEPLLYHNEAIYRDGALIGYLTSGNYGHHIGAAIGLGYVKCNEVGESAESQLSSHYQIDVAGRLVDAEVSLRPVYDPKALQVKI
- a CDS encoding trimethylamine methyltransferase family protein, with the translated sequence MNQNRTIPHSSRRSGGREARRTLRAAPLAEDLRPVRAGLEGGNFKPLDAAAVKAVDATVYQILEEIGLTQAPDTGIKYMTEAGAVLGDDGRLRFPRALVEHTLAICGRHITLHGQNPKHDLLLSGSRVHYGTAGAAVHVVDVAKNEYRESYLADIYDAARIVEQMDNIHFFQRPMVARDIPDPADLDFNTVYAAIKGTTKHVGVSFTEAEYMKPVFEMLHMVAGGEDKWRARPFVSNSNCFVVPPLRFATESCLVMEEAVRNGMPVLLLSAGQAGATAPASIAGAVAQALAEVVAGLIYVNAMKPGHPCICGTWPFVSDLRTGAMSGGSGEQGLLTSACAQMLQYYDLPGGAAAGMADAKMPDAQSGYEKGSTLVMAGLSGLNMVYEAAGMHASLLGFCLDSLIIDNDMLGQCMRCVRGIEVNETTLGVQVMKDVCMGGPGHYLGHDQTIKLMQTEYIYPVIADRSSPKEWEELGKPNLLDTARKRKEEILESPHPLHIPDALDKDLRARFNVLL
- a CDS encoding helix-turn-helix domain-containing protein, coding for MLIDLKQDAKAGTGAKAPLRSSGKIGSDIRALRRSRNWTLTDLAERLDRSVGWLSQVERNVSEPTLDDIRKVASLFSLPVSFFFTDGGHGDEAAYIVRAGSRRVMSDASKGLAESLLSPDLGGAFEIVHSVFAPGASCPEPFIRPTEEAGYVIEGSLVLFIDGVRFELNPGDSFRFAGEEITWINEGKTNAVLIWVIAPPVY